DNA sequence from the Marinilongibacter aquaticus genome:
GGCACCGATAAATCGCGTACGTTTATTTCTGGCGGCTATTACCAAGAAGAAGGAGCCGTAAAAGGATACAATTACGAGCGTTACAGCTTTCGCATGAATTTGGATTACGATGTGAATTCCAAATTGACAATCAGTCCGAAATTGGCCATGAACTCAAACAACCGCAGCGACAGGCAACATTCGCTGTACGAAATGTATTTGAATATGCCTTGGGATTCGCCATATGATGCAAACGGCGAACTGATTAATCCGAGAACGACCGATGTGTGGTATGGTCGCGACCAAAGCAATTACCTGTACGATTTGCAATGGAATTATGGCCGCAGCAGCGAATTCAACATGTTTGGAAATTTCGACTTCCAATACGATATCACCAAAACATTAAAGTTTGTATCGACAAACGGCTTGACCTTGTACAATTCCGACGGATTGGGCTACACGGATCCACAATCCATTTCGGGCGAAGCCAATCAGGGTTCGGTTAGCAACAGCAACGCGAAGCGTGTCACTCGCTTTACCAACCAAATGTTGCGTTACACCAATTCATTTGGCAATCACCGCATCAACGCTTTGGCGGCATACGAATACAACGATTACAATTACATGGGTAATTCGGCAAAAGGAATCGGCATTATCAGCGGCAACCAGATTTTGGATGGGACATCGAGCCCCAATGATGTATCGGGTACACGAAACGAGTATGCTTTGCAGTCATTGTTGATGAATGTGGATTACAATTACGACGACCGTTACCATGCCCAATTCTCGATCCGTCGAGATGGAGCGTCGAATTTTGGCGAGAACAGCAAGTACGGTACTTTCTACGCCATGAGCGGGGGTTGGAATATACACAAAGAGAGCTTTTTCAATGTGAGAGCGATCAATGCCTTGAAACTGCGTGCCAGCTACGGTGGAGTAGGGAACAGACCGGGTTCATTGTATCCGCAGTATGATTTGTACGGCATTGACAACAGCTACAACAGCAGCCCAGCAGCTACACCAACGCAATTGGGCAATTCTGATCTTTCTTGGGAAAAATCATACGAAACGAACATCGGTTTGGATAGCCGCTTGTTCAATCGTCTGAGCTTGACAATGGAATATTACGTAAAGAATACATCGGGGCTTTTGTATTATGTAAAATTGCCTTCGGTGACGGGATACGATGGATACTGGGAAAATATCGGCGGCGTAGTCAACAAAGGCTTTGAAGCCATCGTGTCTTACGACGTGATCCAGAACAAACCTTTTACATGGACTTTGGATTTCAATATTGGGCTTAACCGCAACAAAATCACCGAATTGTACGACGATCAGGAGATCGACCGAGGCACAAAGATTTTTAAAGAAGGCTATAATCTCGATACTTGGTACATGCGGAAATGGGCTGGTGTGGATCCTGCCACCGGAAACCCAACGTGGGAAATCAGAGACAAGGAAACCGACGAGGTGACCATCAGCCAAGATTACAATACGGCGAACAAGCAAATTTTGGGCAATTCTACTCCGAAATTCTTCGGTGGCTTCTCTTCAAGCATGAGCTACAAAAACTTCTCTTTACGTGCCAATTTTACCTACGTGAAGGGCAATATGATTTACAACCAATCGCGTGAGCTTTACGATGCGGATGGAGCGTATCCAACATACAACCAACAAGTGTTGGCCGATGGCTGGTCGCGTTGGGAAAAGCCAGGCGACATTGCTACGCACCCGAAAGCCTATTATGGTGGAAACAACAACTCGAACAAGGTGTCTTCTCGTTACTTAGAAGATGGCAGCTATTTGAGGTTGCGGAACGTGACCTTGGCCTACAATTTGCCTTCATCTGTGGCTGAGAAACTGCGTATGAGCAATTTGGGCATCTATATATCAGGCGATAACCTGCTCACGTTTACCAAATTTTCGGGCATGGATCCTGAAGTGGGAGACAGTGGTACATACAACACGCTTTACCCACTCACGCGAAGAATGGTGTTGGGCTTAAACCTAACTTTTTAATCATGAAAAGGACATTTGAAATGAAAAAAATAGCATTAAGTATATTGCTTTTGGCAGGCATGAGCTCCTGCGATATAGACCGTTTTCCCTATAATTCCATCGAGTCGGGTAGTTTGTTTGAAGATGAGGGCGGGCTTACTTCGGCCACATTGGGAAATTACTCTTTGTTGAAAGGTAAAAAGGACGAGTCGGCGTGGTTTGATGACTGGCAGCGTTTGGCCGAATATCCCGGCGACAACGTGTCTTTGAGCGGAACCACAACCGACAACCTGTTTTATTTCTACAATTACAAAAACATCCCGAACAACAGCCGATCCTCGCGATTCTGGAGTTTCTCTTACCGTGCGGTAGTGGGGTGCAACAAGGTGATTGAAGCCGCAACCGAAGGACAGTCGGAAACAATGGATCAATTGATCGGTGAAAACTATTATATCCGGGCTTTGATTTATTTCCAAATGGCCAATATCTACGGACGTCCTTACACACAAGGACGCGATAACTTGGCCGTTCCGCTAAAGCTGTCTACGGATATAGAAGAAAAGCCAGACCGCAATACGGTGGGCGAGGTTTACGATCAGGTAGTGGAAGATTTGATGAAAGCCGAAGGCTTAATGAATCAAGCGAAATCGGCATCTTATGCCACAAAAGAAGCGGCTCAGGCTCTATTGTCGCGTGTGTATCTGTACATGGGCGAAAACCAAAAGGCGATTGAGTATGCCGATAAGGTGATAAATTCTGGACGTTACTCTTTGTTGGGCACAGAAGATTTCAAGCAGTACAATGTGTTTACACCTGAAAACAACGCAGAAACCATTTTTGCCATTAAGTTCACGAAAGAGTCGGACTATGGACACGGCTGGTACACTATTGGTTCGCTTTACGCCAATATCAAAGGTACGGGTTGGGGCGAAATGTACGCGTCCAAAAGTTACCTCGACTTATTGCACGAAAACGCTAACGATGCCCGCGAGGCTTTCATCGATCCGCAATACCTGACGGATGACAATGGCGATGAAATACCGAATGTGATGTGGGTTGATGCCAATTACAAATACCAAACTCGCCCTACTTATGAAGAGGCTGGCAAATTGTATTTCGATAACGCTGAAGGTGTAAAGACGGAAGTGTTGAGCGAAAACATGGAAGGTGAAACGGCTTTCTATTTTGTCGGTAGCCAAGGGAAAGTGTATGTGGAGAAAAGTTTTGAGATGGCGAAAAGAAACGGCTATCCTAAATATTACATTTTGAAAGCGTCGATGCAAGAAGGTGAACCGCAATTGTGGTCGCCCACGGTATCGAGATTGGCCGAAATGTACCTGAATAAAGCAGAAGCTTATGCCAAATTGGGCGATACGCAACAGGCTTTAGATAATGTAAACATCATCCGTGAAAGAGCTGGGATTTCCATGTACAACGGCCTTTCTGATTTGAAAGAAGGCCAAAATGTATTGGAAGCCGTGCTTCAAGAACGTCGTTTGGAATTGGCTTTCGAAGGACACAGAAAGTTTGATGTGTTCAGAAACAACATGACAATGGACAGGCATTATCCGGGAACACACCTGAATGGCAATGACCCGTATTACGAAGTGTTGCCCAATGATCCGCGGGTGATTGAGTTCATTCCGGAAAGTCAAATTGCGGTGCAACCTTCTTTAATCCAGAATGACTGATTCGAGAATGGTTTTTATTCAAGCATTTTTATTCTCCTGTCTGACACTCTTTTTTTCGTGTAAAGAAGAAGTGCAGAAAGAGCCCGAAACCGACCTGCCCTTTGTCGTAGATTTGGGAGGAAACAGTTGGGTTGTCGATAATATCGCATCCGGAATGGTTTCTTCTGAGGGAATTAAGGATTGGCGAAAAGCCGATGAGATTATAGAGACTTACGTAAAATTGAACCGTGCAGGAAGCCTCGACCTGGCCTTGAAAGGTCGGGTGCTTTCTGGCGAAAGCAAGCTCGAAATAAGTGTCGAAGGCCAAACACGAACAGTGATTTTGAACAACACCGATTTGGAAACAGTATCGGTGGGTTCATTTGAGATTCCGAAGGCGGGTTATTATGCTCTACGCCTCAAAGGTGTGGCCAAATCGTCTGCCACATTTGCCGAGATCAAGTCTTTCAAATTGGGCGGAACGGCCACGGAAGAGGGCATTACTTGTGTAAAGGATGATTTCTATTTTGGACGAAGAGGGCCTTCGGTGCATTTGAGGTATCCTTTTGATGAGTCGGAAGACATCGAATATTTCTATTCTGAAATCGAGGTGCCTGAAGAACAAGATGTGATTGGCTCGTATTTTATGGCCAACGGTTTCGGAGAAGGGTACTTCGGCATGCAAGTGAATTCGGAAACAGAGCGAAGGGTTTTGTTTTCGGTTTGGAGCCCGTACCAAACAGATAACCCCGGAGATATTCCTGAAGATTACCGCATCGAATTGCTAAAGAAGGGAGAAGGGGTGCACGCAGGCGAATTTGGCAACGAAGGCTCCGGTGGCCAAAGCTATTTGGTTTTCCCATGGAAGGCAGGAGAAACGTATAAGTTCTTGCTCCGAGGTAGGCCCGTTTCGGCAGATGATACGGAATATACGGCCTATTTCTATGCTTCTGAAAAGGGAGCATGGCAATTGATTGCCCAATTTCGTAGGCCCCATACCCATACCTACCTTACCCATTTGTATTCCTTTTTGGAGAACTTCAATACTGAAACAGGGAATATCAGCCGATACGCTTGGTATAAAAACCAATGGGCGAAAACGAAAGAAGGGCAATGGATTGAGTTGAAAGAGGCTCAGTTTACCGCAGATGCGACGGCCAAGAAACAAGCTCGCCTCGATTATTCTGGGGGAGTGGGCTCAAAGGGTTTTTATCTGAAGAATTGTGGCTTTTTCAATGACAACACTGAAATGGGCTCAATGTTTACAAGAGAAGCACTAAATACACATCCGTTAATTAATCTAGAGTAAAATAGATAGGTTTTTGATTGAAAAGGCCTCGGAATAACCGAGGCTCTTTTTTTGTTTATTTCGATCGAAATGAAATCGTTTCGCTTTGCTTATACCCTATACGCATGGCTGTGGTTTCGTATTCTCCTTTTTCCAATTCCACGGGTTTGGTATACACTTCCCATCGGTTGGCCCCTTTTTTGCGGTAAGCAATGGAGGCTCCAGGGGTTTGGCAAGCAATTTTGGTGAGGTTTTCGGCAGCATACACTAGCGGCGGAGCCGTAGAGGGTTGATGATCTTCCCCATTCCACATGTTTTTGAGCATTTCGGTTTCGGGAATAGCCCCCAAATCTTGGGTATCGAAAGTCCAATTGTCTAAGGCTTGCCGCAACTCGATCAATTTGGCTGCATAGGCGGGATCTTCTGCAAGATTATGCAACTGGAACGGATCTTTTTTCCAGTCGTATAATTCCTCTGCGGGTTTGGTGGGTTTAAACCACATGTCCTGCACGGCGTTGAGTTCGCCTTTTTCGTGCATTTCCAAAAGCATTGTCATCGTGTTTATCCCCTTCCTGTATTTGATGTCCATATACAAGGGTTTTTCGGGATGGTAGTTTTTTACATAGATATACTGCCGATCGTAGGCCGAACGAACACGGTCGAATTCTGAATCTACACGGTCTCGGGCTCCGAAAATATAATGGTGTGGTCGAGCAACAAATTCACCCAAAAAGGCTCTCCCTTGCATTTGGCTCGGAGTGGGAATGCCCGCCAAAGACAGTACAGTTGGACCAAAATCGATGGCCGAAATCAGACGGTCGTCGCGTGTGCCTGCTCCTTTTCCGTCGGGAAAACGCACAATGAGCGGGATTTGCATGCCACGAGAATACACTTCTCTTTTATAAAAGGGAAGGCCATCGCCGTGATCTGTCCAAAAGAAAATGATGGTCTTGTCCATTAGCCCATCGGCTTCGAGTTTAGCCAAAAGTTCGCCAATTTGATCATCCAGTTCAGAGACGTTACTGTATTGACGGGCCACATCGGTGCGAGTAATTTCATTGTCTGGGTAAAAGGGCGGCAAGGGAACCGTTTTCGGGTCTACACGCATTTTATGATCCGCTCTGGCCCAGATCTGACTTTCGTGCGTTGTGGTATAATTCACCACAGTGAAGAAGGGTCGATCATTCTCGCGGCCACGCCAATCGGCAGTTTTGCTGACCTCGTCCCAAACTGTAGGTGGAGCCGTGAACTGATAGTCGGTTTTCACTTGATTGGTTGTATAATAGCCCTCAGCCCTCAGGTATTCTGGAAAGCATTTCACTTCGGGCGGAGGCACCGAATTGTACATTTCGGGTAGGCCAATGCCGCTGTAAATGTTCATGGTTCGCATGTTTTGCCCCCCGTTGCTCGTTTGATATCGTCCTGTAATAATGGCATTTCGGCTTGGAGAGCACACACCGGCAGAGGTGAACACATTGTCGTACACGATGCCCTCTTTTGCCAAGCGGTCGATGTTTGGCGTGGAAACGGTATTGTCGCCGTAAGCGGCCAATCGCGGACTCAGGTCTTCTACCGAAATCCAAAGGATGTTCGGTTTTTGTTGGGCATGGCCCACCGCGGTAAACAGCAGCAGTAAGGCCGATATTTTAAAGAGAAGTCTTTTCTTTTTCATAAGGCTAGGCAATTTGAACGGCATTTTTTTCAGCGATGAGTGCGAGTTCCATGGCCAGAAAGCAATGGTCTTGTGTCATTGCGGTTTCTGTGCGGTTGAGTACGTCGTCTACAATTTGTGTACCGTAGGGCAAATCTACATCGTCGCAGTTCATGTATATAGTTTCTTTTTGGTTGACCAAGTACAGGTTGTTTCCGCCTTTGTCTGTGGCCAGGTTTGTGTATTTACGCAGTTCGATAAAGCCTTCAGTACCGATGACAGTCAATCGGCCATCTCCCCAGGTATCGAGCCCGTCTGGCGTAAACCAGTCGACACGCACATAGCCCGAGCCCTTGTTTCCTCGGACCATGGCATCGCCAAAATCTTCAAAACCGGCGTGCTCTTTGTGGTTGAAGTTCCCAACTTGTGAAGCCAAAACCTGAGCTTCCGTCGAATTGGTGAAATGCAAAAATTGATCGAATTGATGCGAAGCAATATCGGTAATTATGCCACCGACCTGTTCCATATCGAAAAACCAATCAGGTCTGCTTTCCGGACGCATACGGTGTGGCCCAAGTCCAACGGTCTGAATCACGCGTCCGATCGCTCCGCTGTATACCAATTCACTGGCTTTTACAGTGGCCTTGTTGCCCAATCTTTCACTGTACATGATCGAGAAAATACGTCCCGTTTCTTTTTGTACTTTTCGGGCTTCTGCAAGTTGCTCCAATGTGGTGATGCCCGGCTTGTCGGCCATATAGTCTTTTCCGGCTTTCATCACACGAATGCCCAAGGGTGCCCTGTCTTTCGGAATGCCCGCACTCAATACGAGTTTCACTTCGGGGTCGTTTAGAATTTCTTCTTCGCTTCGGGCTTGTTTGGCTTCGGGATAGCGTTTGGCAAAAGCCTGATTCAGCTCAGCTTCTTTGGCAAAGAAATATTTCATTTCTCCGCCACCTTCTTTCACCGCATTGGCCATACCGTAAATATGCCCGTGGTTCATTCCGATTACCGCAAATTTGATGCGGCCTTTGGCAAAGCGAGTTTGCTTTTTTCCGGTAGCTTTCATTTCACGAATAGGCTGGCCGGCGGCGAAAGTGGGTACTGAGCCCATCAGGCCGATTCCGGCCGTTTGTAGGATGGAATCCTTAATGAATGATCTTCGATTGTTTTTCATATCGCTAGGGTTGATTTGATTCTTCTTCATATGTAAAGTGGAAATTTGGATTGTAAGTGTGTGATTCTTGCATAAGCTCCAGAGCTTTTTTTACGAGATCGGGATGGGCTTCGGCAAGATTTTGGGTTTCGCCAATATCGTCTTTTAGATTGTAAAGTTCGATATGTGTTTTTTCGGGATTGTTCACATTTAGTTTAATACATTTCCAATCGTCGAATAAAACAGCTTGCTTTCCGCCCTGTTCCAGGAATTCCCAATAGAGATAATCGTGGGCGGCTTGTTCTTTCTCTTCAAGGGTGGGCAAAAAAGAAAGGCCATCGGTGTTCTCGGGAGCGGGGATGTCTAACAATTCGCATACCGTGGGTAGGAAATCCCAAAAAGCGGACACATGATCTGTAACTGTGTTTGGTTTAATGTGGCCTTTCCATGAGGCAATGAAGGGTTCGCGAATTCCACCTTCGTACAAATCGCGTTTGTATCCTCTTAAAGGCCCGTTGCTGTCAAAATAGTCTGGGTCCGCTCCGCCTTCCAGATGCGGGCCATTGTCTGAAGTGAAAATCACCAATGTGTTTTCTTCCAAACCCAAGGCCTTCAATTTATCCATGACTTCACCGACTTGGCGATCCAATATACCGACCATTGCAGCGAAGGCGGCATGCGATTCCTTTTGGCTGCCGTATGCTCCTTTCTTGTATCGTTCATCGCCGGGTTTTGCTCCAGAATATTCCTTTTCGGGCAAGTATTTTCCACGATACGGCTCCATTTCTTTGTTTGGCGTTCTCAACTCTGCATGCGGAATTGTAGTGGGATAATAAAGAAAGAATGGCCGATCCTTGTTGTCTTCTATAAATTGTAGGGCTTTTGCATGGATCAGATCGGGAGCATATTCTTGCTCCAAGCTATCGGCATTGCCCTTTAACATGACCTTCGTTTGGTTTTCCCAAAGATGGTAGGGGAAATAATTGTGTGCCAAACTTTGGCAATTGTAACCAAAGAATTCGTCGAAACCTTGAAAGTTCGGATCGCCTTCAGACCCGGGGAAACCCAGACCCCATTTGCCAAATGCCCCAGTGGTATAGCCATTTTCTTTCAATATTTCGGCTACTGTCACAGCTTCCGAGTCTATCGGGAATTGGCCTTCGGGTTTTACGCCTTTGTTGCCGCGAATATAAGTATGCCCTGTATGCAAGCCGGTCATCAAGGCCGAACGCGAAGGAGCACAAACCGTAGTGCCTGCGTAATGCCGGGTAAAGAGCATTCCGCTTTTGGCTAGCTTGTCGATATGAGGTGTTTCGAAATGCGATTGGCCGAGTGCTCCAATGTCGCCGTAGCCCAAATCATCGGCCAAAATATAAACAATGTTTGTGTGTGTTTTTTGCGTTGTCTCTGTGGGCTGGCAGGCTTGCATTGCCACAAGCCATAAGCCCAGCCAGATGAGTTTTTTAAATTGCATTCTAAAGGGGTTGAATAAACCCTAGCAAATTACGCAATCCGTTGCAATCGATGAAATTTTTCGTTAAAGATGTAAAATGGTTCGAATTGGGCTATCAGTCGAGTTGCATTCTTAAGCCAAAAAACAAGCGTCTTCTCTGGTTTGGGGCGAAGACATTCGAGGGGTCAAAACTTAAAGCATAAGGATTGTTTTCAGTGGCCAGAATATCGCCGTGGGTATCGTATTCAACTTGTTTGTCGAATGGGTCGAATGGACGGGCAATGCTGTTCTTCGGAGGCGTATAATTGAGGAGGTTTTTTACGCCAAAATAAATTTCCCAGTTTTTGGAAGATTGGCCGTAGGTGATTTGAATATTCTGAATACTCCACCAAGGCGAATACTCGGGACGAGGATCTAAATCGCCGAGTAGCGGTAACTTCATCGGACTGTATAGATTTCCTGTGTAGTCGACTTTGGCATGCACACGCCGAATGGGGAAACCCAAGCCCCAAGTACTTTGGAAATGCTCGGAAAGAAGTGGCCTGATTTTCTCTCCGTTTTGTGTCATGGTGTTGTCGAGTAGGGTAAAGCCTGCATTGAGGTAAATGCCGGAAGCATGCTTGTAATCCAAATTCCCGGAAATGCCTTGCGAAAGGGCGTGGCCATTCAGGTTTCGGTAAATTATTTCTTGTACATCGGTGCTGTAATCTGGCGAAATCCTGTTTGTGAAATAGGTGTAAAAGGCACTGAGATCGAGCCCAAGGAAGCTTTCGCCGTTCAAAGCAATTTTTGTCATATAATTGAGGTTGACATTCATGCTCTTTTCAGGTTTCAGGGTTTCCTCGATCACAACTTTTCGGGCTCCTGTCAATGCCGCATGATCTTCTGTGAAAATATTGACTACCCGAAAGCCTGTGCCTGCGTTCAAACGAATGGTTTGTCCTTGTTTTGGGCTGTATTTTAAGGCAATTCGCGGTGTATGAATACCGCCATGAATAGGGTGGATGTCGAAGCGATAACCAAAAAGCCCAGTAAATTTCGGATTGATTTTCAGTTCATCTTGAATGAAAATGCCCGGAAGCGGTGTGATCGATGGCTTGTTGACATTCAAGTCGTTTGGGCTGGCAGTAGCTGGGGTGTCGTCGTCATAATGGGTGTAACGCATGGCCAGCCCGCCCAACAATTGGTGAGATCCCAAATGCTTGTTCCACAGCAATTGCCCGAAACCGATATCTTGTTTGGCGTGAAAGGGAACTTGGCCATAAAACGAGTTTTGAATATGCCGATTGAGTGAAAAGGAAAGTTGCAGATCACGGTTATGGGTAAGAATGTATTGGCCCAAGAGTTCCCATCGGGTGGTGTAGATGCTTTCGCCGTAAACGCTGTCGGTTCCGCGAAAGCTTTTGTTCCAATTCATTTCGCCGCCCCAACGGTCTTCATAGAAAAAACGGGCAGCTAGCGATAAGGGTGGAATTTTACTTTTCCCAATTGTCCATTTTTGAAATACGGAAATGCGTTTTTGTAGAGTTAAATCGGTGAAATGATCCCCATTCAAATCTTTTGGAAAGGAATAATTGAAATAATTGATGCCTGTCAATACTTTGGCCATTTTTCCTATTTGAGCTTTTTGACCAATATCGATGTTGAACTCACCCCATGTGTTGCCGTTGGCATTGAAAGAGATTTTTGGAGCTTTTTCGGGTGTTTTCGTGATGATGTTGATCAGTCCACCGACTGCCTCGCTACCGTATAGAGAAGAAGCAGGGCCCTTTACGATTTCCATACGTTCGATCATGGAGTTGGGAATGCCGCTCAAACCATAGACTGTCGAAAGGCCACTTACAATGGGCATGCCATCCAAAAGTACCATGGTGTAGGGCCCTTCAAGACCGTTGACGTGTATATCGCCAGTGTTGCAGACATTGCAATTGACCTGTGGCCGCACGCCATTCACATTTTGCAGTGCACTGAATACATTGCTGGTGGGGTTGCGGGCAAAAAATTGTGGGGTATAAATTTCGACAGGCACGGGCGAGTCTAGCCGCGAAACGGGATTGAGGGTTCCTGAAACGACAACCTCTTCGAAAATTTGGTTGTCGTGGCTCAGTACGAAGACTTGTGTTTGAGTTTTTTCCGAAACTGGGAAATCCTTTTTCGCAAAGCCCAAAGCAGAAATGCTGATCTCCTCGCCCTGAATACCCTCTAAGGGAAGGCTGAAGAAACCCTGTTCGTTGCTTTGCGTGCCTTTTGTGGTTCCTTTGATGAAGACCGTGACAAAGGGTATACCCTCGCCCTTTTCATCTTGTACTTGCCCTTGTATAAACTGGGCAAGAGAAGTGAACGGAATGAGAAGGCTGATTATAAGGTATATATAGTATTTCAAAGTATTGCTAAAATTTATTGCATACAAATATAAACTAAATTTTAGATAAGTCTAAAATATTATTTAGAATATATTTAATCAATTGTTGCATAGCATACTTTGACAAGGGAAGGCCTAGAAGAGCAGAGTACGGCTCTAGTCGGCGATGTAAGGCAGATTCAAAGAAAAAAGCTATAATTGTGAATCAATCTTTGTGTTATTCCAAAGTATTTAAGATATTTGCAGCCCAATTGAGTGTTCGTTTCGGGAAAACGAAAGAAAATAAACAAGAGAGATTATGTCAAAGGTTTGCCAAATCACAGGAAAAAGAACAAGAGTGGGTAACAACGTTTCTCACGCGAACAATAAAACAAAGCGTAAATTCTATCCGAATCTTCAGAAAAAGAAGTTTTTCTTGGAGTCTGAAGGTGTATGGGTTGAATTGAAAGTGTCGACAAAAGCCATTCGTACCATTAACAAAAAAGGTTTGGATGCCACTTTACTTCAAGCGGCTCGTAAAGGCACATTGTCTTTGTAATCAAAAATATTTGTTTTCTGAGAAGGCCATTCCGAAAGGAATGGCCTTTTTTTGTTTCTTTTTCGTACACTATTTAAAATTGAGATAAAGCATGGCAGCAAAGCAGGATTATATTAATGAGGCTATAGCGTTTGTGAAAGAACAAGTGGGTGATTTTCAACCCTTAGTCGGTATAGTGTTGGGTACGGGCTTAAACGGTCTTCTGAAAGAAATCGAGGTTGAAAGGGAAATTCTTTATGCCGATATCCCCGGCTTTGT
Encoded proteins:
- a CDS encoding DUF3472 domain-containing protein is translated as MTDSRMVFIQAFLFSCLTLFFSCKEEVQKEPETDLPFVVDLGGNSWVVDNIASGMVSSEGIKDWRKADEIIETYVKLNRAGSLDLALKGRVLSGESKLEISVEGQTRTVILNNTDLETVSVGSFEIPKAGYYALRLKGVAKSSATFAEIKSFKLGGTATEEGITCVKDDFYFGRRGPSVHLRYPFDESEDIEYFYSEIEVPEEQDVIGSYFMANGFGEGYFGMQVNSETERRVLFSVWSPYQTDNPGDIPEDYRIELLKKGEGVHAGEFGNEGSGGQSYLVFPWKAGETYKFLLRGRPVSADDTEYTAYFYASEKGAWQLIAQFRRPHTHTYLTHLYSFLENFNTETGNISRYAWYKNQWAKTKEGQWIELKEAQFTADATAKKQARLDYSGGVGSKGFYLKNCGFFNDNTEMGSMFTREALNTHPLINLE
- a CDS encoding RagB/SusD family nutrient uptake outer membrane protein, whose translation is MKRTFEMKKIALSILLLAGMSSCDIDRFPYNSIESGSLFEDEGGLTSATLGNYSLLKGKKDESAWFDDWQRLAEYPGDNVSLSGTTTDNLFYFYNYKNIPNNSRSSRFWSFSYRAVVGCNKVIEAATEGQSETMDQLIGENYYIRALIYFQMANIYGRPYTQGRDNLAVPLKLSTDIEEKPDRNTVGEVYDQVVEDLMKAEGLMNQAKSASYATKEAAQALLSRVYLYMGENQKAIEYADKVINSGRYSLLGTEDFKQYNVFTPENNAETIFAIKFTKESDYGHGWYTIGSLYANIKGTGWGEMYASKSYLDLLHENANDAREAFIDPQYLTDDNGDEIPNVMWVDANYKYQTRPTYEEAGKLYFDNAEGVKTEVLSENMEGETAFYFVGSQGKVYVEKSFEMAKRNGYPKYYILKASMQEGEPQLWSPTVSRLAEMYLNKAEAYAKLGDTQQALDNVNIIRERAGISMYNGLSDLKEGQNVLEAVLQERRLELAFEGHRKFDVFRNNMTMDRHYPGTHLNGNDPYYEVLPNDPRVIEFIPESQIAVQPSLIQND
- a CDS encoding Gfo/Idh/MocA family protein — its product is MKNNRRSFIKDSILQTAGIGLMGSVPTFAAGQPIREMKATGKKQTRFAKGRIKFAVIGMNHGHIYGMANAVKEGGGEMKYFFAKEAELNQAFAKRYPEAKQARSEEEILNDPEVKLVLSAGIPKDRAPLGIRVMKAGKDYMADKPGITTLEQLAEARKVQKETGRIFSIMYSERLGNKATVKASELVYSGAIGRVIQTVGLGPHRMRPESRPDWFFDMEQVGGIITDIASHQFDQFLHFTNSTEAQVLASQVGNFNHKEHAGFEDFGDAMVRGNKGSGYVRVDWFTPDGLDTWGDGRLTVIGTEGFIELRKYTNLATDKGGNNLYLVNQKETIYMNCDDVDLPYGTQIVDDVLNRTETAMTQDHCFLAMELALIAEKNAVQIA
- a CDS encoding SusC/RagA family TonB-linked outer membrane protein, which gives rise to MKIKLLFLAFISLLFVSELSAQTGRALSGKVTDESGTALTGVSVSVVGTTVGAITNADGEYTITLPENTDEVVFSFIGMKPQTIAVNNRSKIDVTLESDATLLESVVVVAYGTQKKSDITGAVVNIKSKELTDVTTSSASNMLQGKVAGVQISQGSGQPGSTPVIRIRGKSSLNSSVDPLWVVDGMIMHGTPNLNPNEIESISVLKDAAATSLYGSRAANGVVVVTTKGGKVGSSSFSVSSKYGVSTLNQGNFKLHNSQQLYDYYKNLGNPESVPDWFTDDVLKKDFDWVKNGTRTGQIQDHNVTYTSGTDKSRTFISGGYYQEEGAVKGYNYERYSFRMNLDYDVNSKLTISPKLAMNSNNRSDRQHSLYEMYLNMPWDSPYDANGELINPRTTDVWYGRDQSNYLYDLQWNYGRSSEFNMFGNFDFQYDITKTLKFVSTNGLTLYNSDGLGYTDPQSISGEANQGSVSNSNAKRVTRFTNQMLRYTNSFGNHRINALAAYEYNDYNYMGNSAKGIGIISGNQILDGTSSPNDVSGTRNEYALQSLLMNVDYNYDDRYHAQFSIRRDGASNFGENSKYGTFYAMSGGWNIHKESFFNVRAINALKLRASYGGVGNRPGSLYPQYDLYGIDNSYNSSPAATPTQLGNSDLSWEKSYETNIGLDSRLFNRLSLTMEYYVKNTSGLLYYVKLPSVTGYDGYWENIGGVVNKGFEAIVSYDVIQNKPFTWTLDFNIGLNRNKITELYDDQEIDRGTKIFKEGYNLDTWYMRKWAGVDPATGNPTWEIRDKETDEVTISQDYNTANKQILGNSTPKFFGGFSSSMSYKNFSLRANFTYVKGNMIYNQSRELYDADGAYPTYNQQVLADGWSRWEKPGDIATHPKAYYGGNNNSNKVSSRYLEDGSYLRLRNVTLAYNLPSSVAEKLRMSNLGIYISGDNLLTFTKFSGMDPEVGDSGTYNTLYPLTRRMVLGLNLTF
- a CDS encoding arylsulfatase produces the protein MQFKKLIWLGLWLVAMQACQPTETTQKTHTNIVYILADDLGYGDIGALGQSHFETPHIDKLAKSGMLFTRHYAGTTVCAPSRSALMTGLHTGHTYIRGNKGVKPEGQFPIDSEAVTVAEILKENGYTTGAFGKWGLGFPGSEGDPNFQGFDEFFGYNCQSLAHNYFPYHLWENQTKVMLKGNADSLEQEYAPDLIHAKALQFIEDNKDRPFFLYYPTTIPHAELRTPNKEMEPYRGKYLPEKEYSGAKPGDERYKKGAYGSQKESHAAFAAMVGILDRQVGEVMDKLKALGLEENTLVIFTSDNGPHLEGGADPDYFDSNGPLRGYKRDLYEGGIREPFIASWKGHIKPNTVTDHVSAFWDFLPTVCELLDIPAPENTDGLSFLPTLEEKEQAAHDYLYWEFLEQGGKQAVLFDDWKCIKLNVNNPEKTHIELYNLKDDIGETQNLAEAHPDLVKKALELMQESHTYNPNFHFTYEEESNQP
- a CDS encoding sulfatase family protein, whose amino-acid sequence is MKKKRLLFKISALLLLFTAVGHAQQKPNILWISVEDLSPRLAAYGDNTVSTPNIDRLAKEGIVYDNVFTSAGVCSPSRNAIITGRYQTSNGGQNMRTMNIYSGIGLPEMYNSVPPPEVKCFPEYLRAEGYYTTNQVKTDYQFTAPPTVWDEVSKTADWRGRENDRPFFTVVNYTTTHESQIWARADHKMRVDPKTVPLPPFYPDNEITRTDVARQYSNVSELDDQIGELLAKLEADGLMDKTIIFFWTDHGDGLPFYKREVYSRGMQIPLIVRFPDGKGAGTRDDRLISAIDFGPTVLSLAGIPTPSQMQGRAFLGEFVARPHHYIFGARDRVDSEFDRVRSAYDRQYIYVKNYHPEKPLYMDIKYRKGINTMTMLLEMHEKGELNAVQDMWFKPTKPAEELYDWKKDPFQLHNLAEDPAYAAKLIELRQALDNWTFDTQDLGAIPETEMLKNMWNGEDHQPSTAPPLVYAAENLTKIACQTPGASIAYRKKGANRWEVYTKPVELEKGEYETTAMRIGYKQSETISFRSK